In Actinomyces weissii, a genomic segment contains:
- a CDS encoding tetratricopeptide repeat protein, producing the protein MSMFGAVDLSNLAPAKPAAATGRETGPGRPGPGQAPQPVLGLGVAGDLVVRLDASNLQQVAQTSTQLPVVIVVHTARVEASEQAAELLEQLAAAYAGRFQLALLDADAAPEVAQALQVRAVPTALGLLAGQPVPLFEGPVQEPQLRSLLDRLLELAAANGVDGVLEASAAQQPEEPQETETERAAREAIEAGDLAAAEAVYDRALAQAPGDEQLRVAREQVRLMARLEGQDPQALLAASDVPGAGTEALLAGADAALALGDLDGCLGRGLEAVRTSSAEEREKARKRLLELFDVIGATAPEVARARRTLASLLF; encoded by the coding sequence ATGAGCATGTTCGGGGCCGTAGACCTGTCCAACCTGGCTCCGGCCAAGCCGGCCGCCGCCACGGGCCGTGAGACGGGCCCCGGCCGCCCCGGCCCCGGGCAGGCCCCCCAGCCTGTCCTAGGACTGGGGGTGGCCGGTGACCTGGTGGTCCGGCTGGATGCGAGCAACCTCCAGCAGGTCGCCCAGACCAGCACCCAGCTGCCAGTGGTCATCGTGGTTCACACGGCCCGCGTGGAGGCCTCGGAGCAGGCCGCCGAGCTCCTGGAGCAGCTGGCGGCCGCCTACGCCGGGCGCTTCCAGCTGGCGCTGCTGGACGCCGACGCCGCCCCGGAGGTGGCCCAGGCTCTGCAGGTGCGGGCGGTGCCCACCGCCCTGGGCCTGCTTGCCGGGCAGCCGGTACCGCTTTTCGAGGGGCCGGTCCAGGAGCCCCAGCTGCGGTCCCTGCTGGACCGGCTGCTGGAGCTGGCGGCCGCCAACGGCGTCGACGGCGTGCTGGAGGCCTCCGCGGCGCAGCAGCCCGAGGAGCCGCAGGAGACTGAGACGGAGCGGGCCGCCCGTGAGGCCATTGAGGCCGGTGACCTGGCGGCCGCCGAGGCCGTCTACGACCGGGCCCTGGCCCAGGCCCCGGGGGACGAGCAGCTGCGGGTGGCCCGTGAGCAGGTCCGCCTCATGGCCCGCCTGGAGGGACAGGACCCCCAGGCGCTGCTGGCTGCCTCGGACGTCCCCGGGGCCGGTACCGAGGCGCTGCTGGCTGGTGCGGACGCCGCCCTGGCCCTGGGGGACCTGGACGGCTGCCTGGGCCGCGGGCTGGAGGCCGTGCGCACCAGCAGCGCGGAGGAGCGGGAGAAGGCTCGCAAGCGGCTGCTGGAGCTCTTCGACGTCATCGGGGCCACCGCTCCCGAGGTGGCGCGGGCCCGCCGCACCCTGGCCAGCCTGCTGTTCTGA